One Misgurnus anguillicaudatus chromosome 22, ASM2758022v2, whole genome shotgun sequence DNA segment encodes these proteins:
- the ifngr2 gene encoding interferon gamma receptor 2 isoform X2, which translates to MICRIYALAHFILMINVAGTLDVQPPRDVKITLVGSRLQWKSSDDKSVLYYVQYKNNSDPADEWHNVSSYNGTSLRTFEITNEFYGGIFRVRAEKDSHTSEWQISKPVLCMNLNICIPMMTVNVKPGIIVLHMSHMDQSLKKERGDHVAFNASFWKVVNGRHSEVEFRVTLDKTLSFHDLESGQKYCFQVQYSLYNKPYGNTSEQQCVNIPESQEAEKRVVLTTIITTVLVLTICGCCIFALFKNHKKFKQILKPPVNIPLHFREFLNQEFPQRPFPSPSTESLPSCDVITLIENGNIEEIGQEIRS; encoded by the exons AATGTCG CCGGGACGCTGGACGTACAGCCGCCACGGGATGTCAAGATAACGTTAGTAGGATCACGACTACAATGGAAGTCTTCCGACGACAAAAGTGTCTTGTattatgtacagtataaaaacaacTC CGATCCAGCAGATGAATGGCACAATGTTTCAAGCTATAATGGAACATCATTAAGAACATTTGAAATTACTAATGAATTTTATGGAGGAATATTTCGAGTGCGTGCAGAGAAAGACAGCCACACATCAGAATGGCAGATTTCTAAACCGGTCCTGTGTATGAATC ttaatatcTGCATTCCTATGATGACTGTGAATGTAAAACCAGGAATTATTGTCCTACATATGTCACATATGGACCAGAGCTTGAAGAAAGAACGTGGAGATCATGTTGCCTTTAATGCATCATTCTGGAAAGTAGTCAATGGACGGCACTCGGAG GTGGAGTTTAGAGTTACACTTGACAAGACTCTAAGCTTTCATGATCTGGAATCAGGGCAGAAGTACTGTTTTCAGGTCCAGTATTCATTGTATAATAAGCCCTATGGAAATACCAGCGAACAGCAATGTGTAAACATACCAGAAAGCC AGGAGGCAGAGAAGCGCGTTGTGCTCACAACCATCATAACTACAGTATTAGTTTTGACCATTTGTGGTTGTTGCATTTTTGCACTTTTCAAGAACCACAAAAAGTTTAAACAGATTCTTAAACCCCCTGTGAATATTCCCTTACACTTTCGAGAG TTCTTGAATCAGGAGTTTCCTCAGCGGCCGTTTCCAAGTCCCAGCACTGAAAGTTTACCGTCATGTGATGTAATCACATTAATAGAGAATGGCAATATAGAGGAGATTGGACAAGAGATAAGATCTTAA
- the ifngr2 gene encoding interferon gamma receptor 2 isoform X1 — protein sequence MICRIYALAHFILMINVAGTLDVQPPRDVKITLVGSRLQWKSSDDKSVLYYVQYKNNSDPADEWHNVSSYNGTSLRTFEITNEFYGGIFRVRAEKDSHTSEWQISKPVLCMNLNICIPMMTVNVKPGIIVLHMSHMDQSLKKERGDHVAFNASFWKVVNGRHSEVEFRVTLDKTLSFHDLESGQKYCFQVQYSLYNKPYGNTSEQQCVNIPESPEEAEKRVVLTTIITTVLVLTICGCCIFALFKNHKKFKQILKPPVNIPLHFREFLNQEFPQRPFPSPSTESLPSCDVITLIENGNIEEIGQEIRS from the exons AATGTCG CCGGGACGCTGGACGTACAGCCGCCACGGGATGTCAAGATAACGTTAGTAGGATCACGACTACAATGGAAGTCTTCCGACGACAAAAGTGTCTTGTattatgtacagtataaaaacaacTC CGATCCAGCAGATGAATGGCACAATGTTTCAAGCTATAATGGAACATCATTAAGAACATTTGAAATTACTAATGAATTTTATGGAGGAATATTTCGAGTGCGTGCAGAGAAAGACAGCCACACATCAGAATGGCAGATTTCTAAACCGGTCCTGTGTATGAATC ttaatatcTGCATTCCTATGATGACTGTGAATGTAAAACCAGGAATTATTGTCCTACATATGTCACATATGGACCAGAGCTTGAAGAAAGAACGTGGAGATCATGTTGCCTTTAATGCATCATTCTGGAAAGTAGTCAATGGACGGCACTCGGAG GTGGAGTTTAGAGTTACACTTGACAAGACTCTAAGCTTTCATGATCTGGAATCAGGGCAGAAGTACTGTTTTCAGGTCCAGTATTCATTGTATAATAAGCCCTATGGAAATACCAGCGAACAGCAATGTGTAAACATACCAGAAAGCC CAGAGGAGGCAGAGAAGCGCGTTGTGCTCACAACCATCATAACTACAGTATTAGTTTTGACCATTTGTGGTTGTTGCATTTTTGCACTTTTCAAGAACCACAAAAAGTTTAAACAGATTCTTAAACCCCCTGTGAATATTCCCTTACACTTTCGAGAG TTCTTGAATCAGGAGTTTCCTCAGCGGCCGTTTCCAAGTCCCAGCACTGAAAGTTTACCGTCATGTGATGTAATCACATTAATAGAGAATGGCAATATAGAGGAGATTGGACAAGAGATAAGATCTTAA